TCATTCTCCCCACTGGCCAAGTGGAAGTATAGCCCGGTGTAGTTGCCTGTGTAATCAGTGTAACTTGACAAAGGTATGACACGGACACCATAACCGTAACCTTCAGGGCTGTAGAAGCGTGGGCTGTCGATAACTGTGTTGGTGTCAGCCGTTTCCATGATCTTGGAGAAGTTCTGGATTCGCCACGCAGCATTGGGACAGCGCATCTCGGTCAGGCTGATGTCATCGATATAGATGCCACCGGTGGAAGTAGAGGGGTCCCCACGAACAGCTTGGAAAGCATAGCGGAATTTCACTCCCACTTCCAGCTGAACATGGGTGATCTTCCAGGTATGGTCAGCATCCGCTGGGTAACAGAAAGGAACGAGAGGATAAATTgttaatattaaacaaaaataaccaAACTAAAAACgaagattttaatttaatggGAGAGAGAAACTTAGCCCATCAACCCAGCCCTAATGAAAAAGTGGACCAATCACCTTTCGACtccttttctttcatattcAATGAATATGTTAATAAAACGAATCACCTAGTGCCAAAGGTAAtaacaaagaaatgtaataatatTCAGGCAAAACATTTGCAGCCTGATATATATCTGAAACTAATACTGTAGAGTCTTAactttataaaacaaaacaccttgaggcaactgttgtgaatTAGTGCAAGTTTGAAAAGGTGGAATTGGTAAATGGACCTTGTACAGCTATTTTCTGGCACACGTGAGCACTTTATACCACTTGCCTCATTCATCGGGCACTTTGTTTCAACACAGAAGTGCTTTcaatctaacattcacactccactGAATACATGAGAGAGCAACTTGGAATTCAGCATCCTTCCCAGGGATATTTAGATGGGAAACtagagcagccagggattgaaccagcAACCCTTCAGATTAGTAGATGATCTACTCTAACTCCTCAGCTACAGCTGCCCCGGAATTCAAGTCATTGCATTCAACTGAACTGTATAGACTACAGTCCGATACCACCTAGCTACTTTGTAATCCTCAGACTGCACCTTCTGCAGAGATGCATTCCACCTGTGTGCAGTTCCTCCACTCTTGTACGTCACCCTGTGTTCCTCCCTCTTCCTGACATGTGTTGTTCCCGCAGCCATTTTCATCCTTTTTGCTAAATCCACTACTATGTGTCCTTCTGCTGTTTgtgtatttactcaggttatctttgtgtgacaaatatgcaaaaaaactcCAAGAAATCAGGAAGCGGAAAATAGTTTTTCAACAACTCTCCACAGATGTCATAACTCGAAGAACCGcaacttttcattttttaaatttttgtttgtgtatgcAAATTGTGACGTAAGAACCAGCAGTTGACCTGGTACACCATAGTCAGTAGAgactaaaagaagaagaagaaaccacTTGTCTTGCTCAATCTATTGGTTAAACCACCCAGACTAGCagacacagaaaataaagacGCAACAGAAACATTTCACCAGTGCTGTACCTGAGAGAACGTGTTAACTGTCGGGATGGTTTATGTTGGGAGGATGACTTGAAATAACATCATTTGAATGCCATTTTTATTCTGCTGAGAAGTTAAGCAAATGTTCCAATGAACATTTGCCTCGATGCAAAGCTGTTTGTTCAGACATTTGCTTCAACTTCATGAGGAAGCTTAAGGCATTTTCTATGAAATGTTCATCCTTGCTAAGCTGCTTATTTAACAAATACCATAAAACGTGCGTATTTTCTTCATCGTGCGAACAGTGTCTGTGCCATCATCTGTCCTGACCCATATCACCAGCCTGTCTGCGGGGCCCCCTGTCATCTTGTAGAAGAACTGCAGACACTGAAGCTTCCTCTTGGGGTAGAGGATTCGTGATTCCAGCATAGCAGACTCCTGAGGCTCCCCAGTCATAGTGTTGAAGTGCATGAAGTATCCAgcatctgaaaaaaacaaataaacataagACAATCTCTAATAATGTTTCATTCTCTCTGAAATTACAGTAAACATGAAGAGACATTATTCAGACCTCTGCATTGTCCCAGGAGTGTGTGATCCAGTGCGACTGCAGAGCTCTGAGTGTGGACCCACTTCACATCATCAGAGGATGCCTGGATCATCCCACAAATGCTTGCATACTCAAAGGCACACTGATCCAGCAGGGTGAGCGGGCCGGCTGTATGAGAATGAGAGGAGGGGCATGCACATAGGAATGTTTTTTACACAGTCCTATAGTTGtcagattaaaataaaataaaaaataaaaataaagtcgACTGATTGAAGCCCAGTGTGACAACATATACATACAGCAGTTGTACATCCTGTTGAGCCTGAGGGTGTCCATCTTGCTGAAATCAAGGTACTGGCCAATGATATTGTAGAACTCTGGGATTTTGGTGGTGATAGTGGGGATGGATTCATTCTTGTTGAAGGAGAAGGGCCTGTAGTGCATGACGGACTCATAGTCGTATGCAGTGTTTTGATCAGTGATGAAGTCGTCATTGTATTTGTTGAAGTTATGTTGAAGTCCTGCAGGAAATGTTCTCTTTTTAATAAGTGTTATCATAAAAAACAATCATAAATAACTGTACATTTGACACTTCAATTATGTGTCACAATACAATGCATCATAGCATTACACTATAATGATCGTAGCATGTATATTTGCGTGTTCCCTGCCTCTCGTGCACAGCGCAGGGATTGCTAGTGTAATTATCTATGCAGCAGTACACTTTATCCTAATattttttcattcaatttctgtgtagaaaatagctgaaaagaatgaaagaacTACATATACCTGGCGTAACCTGGTCCAGCCAGATGTTGACATAGTCATCTCGGTCCATGCGGGACTGTTCATGGTAAAATCCCAGAGCATGGAGCAGCTCGTGCTCAACCACTGCCTTGTGGTCACAGCCTGGTCCCAGTGACAGGATCTGACCTGTCTGCTGGTCACCAACACTAGAGAAGCACCTATGGGAGAGGAAGCTTTTGATAACAAATTATAACTGCAAACGTTCAAAACTTGAAAATCAAGTCACCAGTTATGACATAACCCCTCCAAAGTAACTAAGGAAATTACCAACTGTTTTCAAGTACTATCGATGATTTTTGTCTAAGCAAAAAAAGGTTACCCACACATTCTTGATAAACA
The genomic region above belongs to Pelmatolapia mariae isolate MD_Pm_ZW linkage group LG15, Pm_UMD_F_2, whole genome shotgun sequence and contains:
- the LOC134643515 gene encoding meprin A subunit alpha-like, translating into MMERVLLLLGLVVLHTSYTIPISPEVHEVYENGEDENPILNLGSDADLFEGDILIPKGRNALIDRRYRWKFPIPYILGDDLDLNAKGCVHQAFEMYRLKSCVDFKPYEGEKTYIKFEKKGGCFSSVGDQQTGQILSLGPGCDHKAVVEHELLHALGFYHEQSRMDRDDYVNIWLDQVTPGLQHNFNKYNDDFITDQNTAYDYESVMHYRPFSFNKNESIPTITTKIPEFYNIIGQYLDFSKMDTLRLNRMYNCSGPLTLLDQCAFEYASICGMIQASSDDVKWVHTQSSAVALDHTLLGQCRDAGYFMHFNTMTGEPQESAMLESRILYPKRKLQCLQFFYKMTGGPADRLVIWVRTDDGTDTVRTMKKIRTFYADADHTWKITHVQLEVGVKFRYAFQAVRGDPSTSTGGIYIDDISLTEMRCPNAAWRIQNFSKIMETADTNTVIDSPRFYSPEGYGYGVRVIPLSSYTDYTGNYTGLYFHLASGENDVVMQWPAVNRQATLVVMDQDPDIKLRMSSARSLTTDMRTTSDGKLLWDNPSKVGKYEPSCDCYRGQSWGWRNFIKHFDLRRRNYLKNDDLIVFVDFEDITSLIYTEVPIKPVE